A region from the Flavobacteriales bacterium genome encodes:
- the rpmF gene encoding 50S ribosomal protein L32, which translates to MPNPKRRHSSTRRDKRRTHQNAAVPTLSTDSTTGTLHLRHRAHWEDDKLYYKGKLVADKSGNA; encoded by the coding sequence ATGCCAAATCCGAAACGACGCCACTCCAGCACCCGCCGCGACAAGCGCCGCACGCACCAGAACGCTGCCGTGCCCACGCTGAGCACCGATAGCACAACGGGCACGTTGCACCTGCGCCATCGCGCACATTGGGAGGACGACAAGCTCTACTACAAGGGCAAACTGGTGGCCGATAAGAGCGGCAACGCCTAA